Proteins encoded together in one Telopea speciosissima isolate NSW1024214 ecotype Mountain lineage chromosome 4, Tspe_v1, whole genome shotgun sequence window:
- the LOC122658087 gene encoding ER lumen protein-retaining receptor erd-2.2-like — protein sequence MRAPRRPIHTVSTWVKRQPPKVKAFLAVVSGMTALVFLRFIVHDHDNLFVAAEAVHALGICVLIYKLMKEKTCAGLSLKSQELTAIFLAVRLYCSFVMEYDIHTLLDSATLGTTLWVIYMIRFKLKSSYMEDKDNFAIYYVVVPCALLALVIHPSTSHNILNRICWAFCVYLEAVSVLPQLRVMQNTKIVEPFTAHYVFALGVARFLSCAHWVLQVLDTRGRLLTALGYGLWPSMVLLSEIVQTFILADFCYYYVKSLVGGQLVLRLPSGVV from the exons ATGAGGGCACCGAGAAGGCCAATCCACACGGTATCGACATGGGTGAAGCGTCAGCCACCGAAGGTGAAGGCTTTCCTAGCCGTTGTTTCGGGTATGACTGCGCTTGTATTCCTCCGCTTTATCGTTCACGATCATGACAATCTCTTCGTAGCGGCCGAAGCCGTTCACGCGCTCGGAATCTGTGTCCTCATCTACAAGCTCATGAAGGAAAAGACTTGCGCTG GACTTTCACTCAAGTCGCAGGAACTAACAGCTATATTTTTAGCTGTTAGGTTATACTGCAGTTTTGTTATGGAATATGATATACACACGCTACTTGATTCAGCTACATTGGGGACAACGCTGTGGGTTATTTATATGATTCGTTTTAAACTGAAGTCTAGTTACATGGAAGACAAAGACAACTTCGCCATATACTATGTG GTGGTGCCTTGTGCTCTATTAGCTCTAGTTATTCATCCCTCAACATCACACAATATTTTAAACAGAATTTGCTGGGCTTTTTGCGTATATTTGGAGGCTGTTTCAGTGCTTCCCCAGTTGCGTGTCATGCAGAACACAAAG ATCGTTGAACCATTTACTGCTCATTATGTATTTGCATTGGGAGTTGCAAGGTTCTTGAGCTGTGCTCATTGGGTCCTCCAG GTGTTGGATACAAGAGGACGCTTACTTACAGCTTTGGGATATGGATTGTGGCCTTCCATGGTTCTCCTCTCTGAAATTGTCCAAACTTTCATCCTAGCAGATTTCTGTTACTACTACGTCAAAAG TCTTGTTGGTGGACAACTTGTGTTACGTCTTCCATCAGGAGTGGTGTAA
- the LOC122658086 gene encoding probable alkaline/neutral invertase B, translating to MDVSQNGSVRNLDQLCTVAEIEEYDFSKLAEKPRTLNIERQRSFDERSLSELSIGISPRFYYRNIDSSSRIFDHSDNVFSPGRRSCLNTPRFQNNLEPHPMIAEAWEALRRSLVYFRGQPVGTIAALDQSDEELNYDQVFVRDFFPSALAFLMNGEPQIVKNFILKTLRLQSWEKKVDRFKLGEGVMPASFKVLHDPVRNTETLMADFGESAIGRVAPVDSGFWWIILLRAYTKSTGDSSLAEMPECQKGMRLILSLCLSEGFDTFPTLLCADGCCMVDRRMGVYGYPIEIQALFFMALRCALLLLKQDVEGKEFIDRIVIRLHALSYHMRSYFWLDLKQLNDIYRYKTEEYSHTALNKFNVMPDSLPDWVFDFMPTNGGYFIGNVSPARMDFRWFCLGNFIAILSSLATPEQSAAIMDLIESRWEELVGEMPIKVCYPTLENHEWRIVTGYDPKNTRWSYHNGGSWPVLLWLLTAACIKTGRPQMARRAMELAESRLLKDNWPEYYDGKLGRYIGKQARKFQTWSIAGYLVAKMMLEDPSHLGMISLEEDKQMKPFIKRSASWTC from the exons ATGGACGTTTCTCAGAATGGAAGTGTTAGGAATCTTGATCAACTATGTACTGTAGCTGAGATTGAAGAATATGATTTCTCCAAGTTAGCTGAGAAACCCAGGACTCTGAATATAGAGCGGCAGAGGTCCTTTGATGAAAGGTCTCTCAGCGAATTATCCATTGGAATATCTCCTAGATTTTATTACAGGAATATTGACAGTTCGTCTCGGATATTTGACCACTCTGACAATGTATTTTCTCCGGGTAGAAGGTCTTGTTTGAACACCCCTCGTTTCCAAAATAACTTGGAACCTCACCCCATGATTGCAGAAGCATGGGAGGCCTTGAGACGTTCTTTGGTCTACTTTCGGGGCCAACCTGTTGGGACTATTGCTGCCTTGGACCAGTCTGACGAAGAACTTAACTATGATCAG gtGTTTGTAAGGGATTTTTTCCCAAGTGCCCTGGCCTTTTTGATGAATGGAGAACCTCAAATAGTCAagaattttatattaaaaactCTACGCCTCCAATCATGGGAGAAAAAAGTTGACCGCTTTAAGCTTGGAGAAGGAGTGATGCCAGCAAGTTTTAAAGTACTACATGATCCTGTTCGGAACACTGAAACTTTAATGGCAGATTTTGGTGAGAGTGCAATAGGAAGAGTTGCTCCAGTTGATTCTGGGTTTTGGTGGATTATATTGCTCCGTGCATATACAAAGTCAACAGGAGACTCTTCCTTGGCTGAAATGCCCGAATGCCAAAAGGGTATGCGCCTTATTCTGAGTTTATGTTTATCAGAGGGATTTGATACATTTCCAACCTTGCTCTGTGCTGATGGTTGCTGCATGGTTGACCGTAGAATG GGTGTTTATGGTTATCCTATTGAAATACAAGCACTTTTCTTCATGGCTTTAAGATGTGCTCTGCTTTTACTTAAGCAAGATGTTGAGGGCAAGGAATTCATAGATAGAATAGTTATACGCCTACACGCCTTGAGCTATCACATGCGTAGTTATTTTTGGCTTGATTTAAAGCAGCTTAATGATATTTATCGGTATAAAACAGAGGAGTACTCTCACACTGCTCTCAATAAGTTCAATGTAATGCCTGACTCTCTTCCAGATTGGGTGTTTGATTTTATGCCAACAAATGGTGGTTACTTTATTGGAAATGTCAGTCCTGCAAGAATGGATTTCCGTTGGTTTTGCTTGGGTAATTTTATTGCAATTTTGTCCTCTCTTGCAACCCCTGAGCAATCTGCAGCGATTATGGATCTTATTGAATCAAGATGGGAGGAATTGGTTGGAGAAATGCCAATAAAAGTTTGTTACCCAACCCTAGAAAATCATGAATGGAGGATCGTGACTGGTTATGACCCCAAAAACACCAGGTGGAGTTACCACAATGGGGGATCTTGGCCAG TGCTTCTATGGCTCCTCACAGCTGCATGCATTAAAACTGGGCGCCCACAGATGGCAAGACGTGCCATGGAACTTGCTGAGAGCCGGTTATTGAAAGACAATTGGCCTGAATATTATGATGGAAAGCTTGGCAGGTACATTGGCAAGCAAGCCCGTAAATTCCAGACCTGGTCCATTGCAGGTTACTTGGTAGCAAAGATGATGCTTGAAGACCCATCTCACTTGGGTATGATTTCTCTTGAGGAAGATAAACAGATGAAACCCTTCATTAAAAGATCTGCTTCATGGACTtgttaa